In a single window of the Cupriavidus basilensis genome:
- a CDS encoding isocitrate lyase/PEP mutase family protein: protein MTTPSLADRLRQPRVLLVPGVYDAFSALVAAQAGFEALYLSGAAVAYTQLGRSDVGLTTATETVDIVGRITDRVDLPLIVDADTGYGNALNVIRTVRTLERAGAAMIQLEDQTFPKRCGHLDNKRVVTAAEMCGKLKAALDARASSRTLILARTDAVAIEGLDAAIERAEAYVACGVDALFIEALRTEQDMARVCAHFAGRIPLLANMVEGGKTPVQSAAELAGRGFRIVIFPGGVVRFIGAQMQRYYGSLLEHGTTAPMRDAMLDFDGLNGVIGTPELIAQGQSYGE from the coding sequence ATGACAACTCCATCCCTCGCTGACCGCCTGCGCCAACCGCGCGTGCTGCTGGTGCCCGGCGTCTACGACGCGTTCTCGGCGCTGGTCGCCGCGCAAGCGGGATTTGAAGCGCTCTACCTGTCTGGCGCGGCCGTCGCCTACACGCAACTCGGGCGCTCGGACGTGGGCCTGACCACCGCCACCGAGACGGTCGATATCGTCGGCAGGATCACCGACCGCGTCGACCTGCCGCTGATCGTCGATGCCGATACCGGCTACGGCAATGCGCTCAATGTGATACGGACCGTGCGCACGCTGGAACGCGCCGGCGCGGCCATGATCCAGCTCGAGGACCAGACCTTTCCCAAGCGCTGCGGCCATCTGGACAACAAGCGCGTTGTCACAGCAGCCGAGATGTGCGGCAAGCTCAAGGCCGCGCTGGACGCGCGGGCTTCGTCGCGGACCCTGATCCTGGCCCGCACCGATGCGGTGGCCATCGAAGGACTGGACGCGGCGATCGAACGCGCCGAGGCCTATGTGGCATGCGGAGTCGACGCGCTGTTTATCGAAGCCTTGCGCACCGAGCAAGACATGGCTCGCGTCTGCGCGCACTTTGCCGGGCGCATTCCCTTGCTGGCCAATATGGTGGAAGGCGGCAAGACGCCAGTGCAGAGCGCCGCCGAACTCGCCGGCCGGGGCTTTCGCATCGTGATTTTCCCGGGTGGCGTGGTGCGCTTCATCGGCGCGCAGATGCAGCGCTACTACGGCAGCCTGCTCGAACACGGCACCACCGCGCCGATGCGCGATGCCATGCTGGATTTCGACGGGCTGAACGGTGTCATCGGTACGCCGGAGCTGATCGCCCAGGGGCAGAGCTACGGCGAGTGA
- a CDS encoding YceH family protein: MNPNPDTPARPAIRSLTQLEGRVLAVLVEKQHTVPDTYPLSLNALTSGCNQKTARSPVMNATEAEILTAIDGLKRLSLAMEGSSSRVLRFEQNMKRVLGVPSQSVALLTTLLLRGPQTAAELRLNSARLHAFADISSVEVFLEELAAAEPPLVVKLPRAPGGRENRWMHLLCGEVSVDDIPERGGADDSISPSEFESLKAEQKELAEKVNRLQALVERMAGELGITIDKAAL, translated from the coding sequence ATGAATCCCAATCCCGACACCCCCGCACGCCCGGCCATCCGTTCCCTGACACAGCTTGAAGGGCGCGTGCTGGCCGTGCTGGTCGAAAAGCAGCACACGGTGCCGGACACCTATCCGCTGTCGCTCAACGCACTGACATCCGGCTGCAACCAGAAGACCGCGCGCTCACCGGTGATGAATGCCACCGAGGCCGAGATCCTCACTGCCATCGATGGCCTGAAACGCCTGAGCCTGGCCATGGAAGGCAGCAGCAGCCGCGTGCTGCGATTCGAGCAGAACATGAAACGCGTGCTGGGCGTGCCGAGCCAGTCGGTCGCGTTGCTCACCACGCTGCTGCTGCGCGGGCCCCAGACGGCCGCGGAACTGCGGCTGAACTCCGCGCGCCTGCACGCATTTGCCGACATCTCGTCAGTCGAGGTATTCCTGGAAGAGCTGGCCGCCGCCGAGCCACCCTTGGTCGTCAAGCTGCCGCGCGCTCCCGGCGGACGCGAGAACCGCTGGATGCACCTGCTATGCGGCGAAGTCAGCGTGGACGATATCCCCGAGCGCGGCGGCGCCGACGACAGCATCTCGCCCTCGGAATTCGAGTCGCTCAAAGCCGAGCAAAAGGAACTGGCGGAAAAGGTGAACCGGCTCCAGGCGCTGGTGGAGCGCATGGCGGGCGAACTCGGCATTACGATCGACAAAGCAGCGCTTTAG
- a CDS encoding LysR family transcriptional regulator, translating to MATVSPARVAAARAAHPNRIDRLRIRHLRLLDLVARTGSLTAAAEVMHISQPAVTKMLQELEQAFGCTLIERTTRGGRLSPAGERALERLRIALGALDAASEALAARPEIPLVRMGVLPLVGVSVLPRLIATLSQQGVLPRLQVREHTVSGLLGLLASGELDCVIGRLETGHPAQSRERLAITALWDEHLAIACARDHPLARRREVSLPALHEGPWILPPRGTHTREIFEQPFLDSGQLPPVPHIESISFHSSLSMVAASGFLTVAPASAVRHYGETSMVHQVRLRTPFASGRMVFITQRDAAVAPAVTLIADALRQAGNP from the coding sequence ATGGCAACGGTTTCCCCTGCGCGCGTGGCTGCGGCGCGCGCCGCCCATCCGAACCGGATCGATCGCCTGCGCATCCGCCATCTGCGGCTGTTGGACCTGGTGGCGCGAACCGGCTCCCTGACCGCTGCCGCCGAGGTCATGCACATCAGCCAGCCAGCAGTGACCAAGATGCTGCAGGAGCTGGAGCAAGCCTTCGGCTGCACGCTGATTGAGCGCACGACGCGCGGTGGCCGCCTGAGCCCGGCGGGCGAGCGCGCCCTGGAGCGCTTGCGCATTGCGCTGGGCGCCCTGGATGCGGCCAGCGAGGCCCTGGCGGCCCGGCCGGAGATCCCGCTGGTGCGCATGGGCGTGCTGCCGCTGGTGGGGGTCAGTGTGCTGCCAAGGCTGATCGCCACGCTGAGCCAGCAGGGTGTGCTGCCGCGCTTGCAGGTAAGGGAACACACCGTCAGCGGCCTGCTCGGGCTGCTCGCCAGTGGCGAGCTGGACTGCGTCATAGGCCGGCTGGAAACCGGCCATCCCGCGCAGTCGCGGGAACGGCTGGCCATCACGGCGCTATGGGACGAACACCTGGCCATTGCCTGCGCGCGCGACCACCCCCTGGCCAGGCGCCGCGAGGTCAGCCTGCCGGCATTGCATGAAGGACCTTGGATCCTGCCGCCGCGCGGCACTCACACGCGTGAGATCTTCGAGCAGCCGTTTCTCGATAGCGGCCAGTTGCCGCCCGTGCCGCATATCGAATCGATCTCATTTCACAGCAGCTTGTCGATGGTTGCCGCGAGTGGCTTCCTGACGGTTGCGCCGGCCAGCGCCGTGCGCCACTACGGCGAGACGTCCATGGTGCACCAGGTGCGCTTGCGCACGCCGTTCGCCTCCGGGCGGATGGTGTTCATTACCCAACGGGATGCGGCAGTTGCGCCGGCGGTCACGTTGATCGCCGATGCCCTGCGGCAAGCCGGCAACCCTTAG
- a CDS encoding Bug family tripartite tricarboxylate transporter substrate binding protein, producing the protein MAASTLRTRRLMLRTLLTLPVAAASGLPASAFAADNYPNRPIRLVVPYAAGGGPDIQARKLAEVLGRELGQPIVVENKVGAAGILAAESVAQQPADGYTLLLGASTHVAQKLLQPSVKFDPAAFTHVIRIGVSPAVLVVGANSPYRTVGELVAAARRSPGSLNYASGGVGSAAHICGAAFASATGINVVHIPYKGSVEIVPSLIKGDTQFGFPVAATAVPQIGNGKVRALAVTSAQRIPGLPGVPTLNEALGRSDLTLDSWSGIWAPANLPKPLVARLHAAMLKALADPGLRRFYAETGALIEPSPTPESFTRLVAEETARMRQVIEKNHITIE; encoded by the coding sequence ATGGCTGCATCCACCCTCCGCACGCGTCGCCTGATGCTGCGGACCCTGCTGACGCTGCCCGTTGCGGCGGCATCCGGCTTGCCAGCTTCGGCGTTTGCTGCGGACAACTACCCCAACCGCCCGATTCGCCTGGTGGTGCCGTATGCCGCTGGCGGCGGCCCGGATATCCAGGCGCGCAAGCTGGCCGAAGTGCTGGGCAGGGAGCTTGGCCAGCCCATCGTGGTGGAGAACAAGGTGGGCGCGGCAGGCATCCTTGCCGCCGAATCCGTGGCGCAGCAGCCGGCCGATGGTTACACCTTGCTGCTGGGCGCCTCCACCCATGTCGCGCAGAAACTCCTGCAGCCATCCGTCAAGTTCGATCCCGCGGCGTTCACCCATGTGATCCGCATCGGCGTCAGCCCGGCGGTGCTGGTGGTGGGGGCGAATTCGCCGTACCGCACCGTGGGTGAACTGGTGGCCGCCGCGCGGCGCTCGCCCGGATCGTTGAACTATGCATCGGGCGGCGTCGGCTCGGCCGCGCATATTTGCGGGGCGGCCTTTGCGTCGGCGACAGGCATCAACGTGGTCCATATTCCCTACAAAGGCTCGGTAGAGATCGTCCCGTCGCTGATCAAGGGCGACACGCAATTCGGCTTTCCGGTAGCGGCCACTGCCGTGCCGCAGATCGGCAATGGCAAGGTGCGCGCGCTCGCCGTGACCTCGGCGCAGCGGATCCCCGGGCTGCCAGGCGTGCCGACCCTGAACGAGGCGCTTGGGCGCAGCGATCTCACGCTGGATTCCTGGAGCGGCATCTGGGCCCCGGCAAACCTGCCAAAGCCCTTGGTGGCGCGCTTGCATGCCGCCATGCTGAAGGCACTGGCGGATCCCGGGCTGCGCCGCTTCTATGCCGAGACGGGGGCGCTCATCGAACCGAGCCCCACGCCCGAATCCTTCACCCGCCTTGTCGCCGAGGAAACCGCCAGGATGCGGCAGGTGATCGAGAAAAACCACATCACGATCGAGTGA
- a CDS encoding CaiB/BaiF CoA transferase family protein, which yields MPVTATHAFTPLAGIRVLDFSHVIAGPFATFLLAQLGADVTKVENANGGDVMRRAGRGREGFVALNAGKSSLALDLGTEQGRQHALELAATCDVFVDNLRPGVLERFGLGFEAVLALNPRVVYCSISGFGRGAPAWRGRPAYDHVVQAATGMAYMAGNEGDPPIKTGFPVIDSATGLLAAFAILAGVRDSERTGRGMLLDISMASAGMQLMYPMACDALTRGATPPRQGNQGYSGSPSADFFRTRDGWLAIGANTPGQLLALLEALGLGHLARDPALFNPPLERSGLPAFVRSLDPGALKEALAAALADGLATELEARLSACGIPAARLRNIAEFAAESRDNGSLETIELRDGDAAVVSPGLGFRVRTGR from the coding sequence ATGCCTGTCACCGCTACCCATGCATTCACCCCGCTCGCGGGCATCCGCGTGCTCGATTTCTCGCACGTCATCGCGGGTCCCTTCGCCACCTTCCTGCTGGCGCAGCTCGGGGCCGACGTGACCAAGGTGGAAAACGCCAATGGCGGCGATGTCATGCGCCGCGCCGGACGGGGCCGCGAGGGCTTCGTCGCGCTCAACGCTGGCAAGTCGTCGCTTGCCCTCGACCTTGGCACCGAGCAAGGGCGCCAGCATGCGCTGGAGCTCGCCGCCACCTGCGATGTCTTCGTCGACAACCTTCGCCCGGGCGTGCTGGAGCGCTTCGGGCTCGGCTTCGAGGCCGTGCTGGCGCTGAACCCGCGCGTGGTCTATTGCAGCATCTCCGGCTTTGGGCGCGGCGCGCCGGCATGGCGCGGCCGGCCCGCTTATGACCACGTGGTGCAGGCCGCCACCGGCATGGCCTACATGGCGGGCAACGAGGGCGACCCGCCCATCAAGACGGGGTTCCCGGTCATCGACTCCGCCACGGGGCTGCTCGCCGCCTTCGCCATCCTGGCGGGCGTGCGCGACAGCGAGCGCACCGGGCGCGGCATGCTGCTCGATATCTCCATGGCCAGCGCCGGCATGCAGCTGATGTACCCCATGGCCTGCGACGCGCTCACACGCGGGGCCACGCCGCCCCGGCAGGGCAACCAGGGCTACTCCGGCAGCCCCTCCGCCGATTTCTTCCGCACGCGCGACGGCTGGCTGGCCATCGGCGCGAACACGCCAGGCCAGTTGCTGGCATTGCTCGAAGCGCTGGGCCTTGGCCATCTTGCGCGGGACCCCGCCTTGTTCAATCCGCCGCTGGAACGCAGCGGCCTGCCTGCCTTTGTGCGCTCGCTCGATCCGGGGGCGCTCAAGGAGGCGCTAGCCGCCGCGCTGGCCGATGGCCTGGCCACCGAGCTGGAAGCGCGGCTTAGCGCGTGCGGCATTCCGGCCGCGCGCCTGCGCAACATCGCCGAGTTTGCCGCCGAATCCCGGGACAACGGCAGCCTGGAAACCATCGAGCTGCGCGATGGCGATGCCGCCGTGGTGTCGCCGGGGCTGGGCTTCCGGGTGCGCACCGGGCGCTAG
- a CDS encoding alpha/beta hydrolase family protein produces MRLTMAKAGFAGLTCLALSAGAYAQSASSCSGGSCNNNYNSSRGQLLDHKTTLRLSAAALASVLNASDSGRQLLQIAGTPACDLEIVYFRYRTIGGANEPTTASGALMIPSGGRACSGPRPALMYAHGTTTYRKYNLADLTQKDPGNGDGASEGISVAAMYAAQGYIVVASNYAGYAGSELSYHPYLNAQQQSADMIDSLRAARVALARADSGKAARENGKLFITGYSQGGHVAMATHRALQAAGINVTAASTGSGPYAMAATGDALVAGEVDLGSTIFTTLVATSYQNAYGNIYRRPGDLFEPTYARGIEDLLPSLTPIDTLIGNGKLPATALFNPYPPAAQFASLTPPTSPPLAPPELTPIFALGFGKGNLVRNSFRLGLLEDALVNPDGAFPYTTVAMAPAANPVAPLRQAFKRNDLRNWIPRAPVQLCGGRFDPTVFFFNATVQQAYWRNAKVPAGLTSVLDVDAPVAGPADPYAQIKQGFALAKATLAAQAVAAGATDGGASAVIEAYHGSLVAPFCMVAARGFFGNF; encoded by the coding sequence ATGCGATTGACCATGGCGAAGGCGGGCTTTGCGGGCTTGACGTGTCTGGCGCTGAGCGCGGGGGCTTACGCGCAATCGGCGAGTTCTTGCAGCGGGGGCAGTTGCAACAACAACTACAACAGTAGTCGCGGCCAGCTTCTCGATCACAAGACCACGCTGCGCCTGAGCGCGGCCGCGCTGGCCAGCGTTCTCAATGCGAGCGATTCAGGCCGGCAGCTATTGCAGATCGCCGGCACCCCTGCTTGCGACCTGGAGATCGTCTATTTCCGCTACCGCACCATCGGCGGCGCCAATGAGCCCACCACCGCGAGCGGCGCGCTGATGATTCCAAGCGGCGGGCGCGCATGCAGTGGGCCACGCCCGGCGTTGATGTACGCGCATGGCACCACCACCTACCGCAAATACAACCTTGCGGACCTGACGCAGAAGGACCCGGGCAATGGCGATGGCGCCTCGGAGGGCATCAGCGTGGCGGCCATGTATGCCGCGCAGGGCTATATCGTGGTGGCGAGCAACTATGCGGGTTACGCCGGCTCCGAGCTTTCCTATCATCCCTACCTGAATGCCCAGCAGCAATCGGCGGACATGATCGACTCGCTGCGGGCCGCGCGGGTTGCGCTGGCCCGGGCGGACTCGGGCAAGGCGGCGCGGGAGAATGGCAAGCTCTTTATCACCGGATATTCGCAGGGCGGCCACGTTGCCATGGCCACGCATCGCGCGCTGCAGGCGGCGGGCATCAACGTGACGGCGGCTTCCACGGGTTCGGGGCCCTATGCCATGGCGGCCACCGGGGACGCGCTGGTCGCGGGTGAGGTGGATCTGGGTTCCACCATCTTCACGACGTTGGTGGCGACCAGCTACCAGAACGCCTACGGCAACATTTACCGCAGGCCGGGCGACCTGTTTGAGCCAACCTACGCGCGTGGCATCGAGGATCTCTTGCCGAGCCTGACACCAATCGACACGCTGATCGGCAACGGAAAATTGCCCGCCACGGCGCTCTTCAATCCTTATCCGCCGGCAGCGCAGTTTGCCTCGCTGACGCCGCCCACTTCGCCCCCGCTGGCGCCGCCTGAGCTGACGCCGATCTTTGCCCTCGGGTTTGGCAAAGGCAACCTGGTGCGCAACAGCTTCCGCCTCGGCTTGCTGGAAGACGCGCTGGTCAATCCGGATGGCGCGTTCCCGTACACCACGGTGGCGATGGCGCCGGCGGCGAACCCGGTTGCGCCGCTGCGCCAGGCGTTCAAGCGCAATGACTTGCGCAACTGGATCCCGCGTGCCCCGGTGCAGCTGTGCGGCGGTCGCTTCGATCCGACGGTGTTCTTCTTCAACGCGACCGTGCAGCAGGCTTACTGGCGCAACGCCAAGGTGCCGGCGGGGCTGACTTCGGTGCTGGATGTGGATGCGCCGGTGGCCGGGCCCGCCGATCCGTATGCCCAGATCAAGCAGGGCTTTGCGCTGGCCAAGGCTACGCTGGCCGCGCAGGCCGTGGCGGCGGGCGCGACCGATGGCGGTGCGTCGGCGGTGATCGAGGCCTACCACGGGAGCCTGGTGGCGCCGTTCTGCATGGTCGCCGCGCGCGGGTTCTTCGGGAATTTCTGA
- a CDS encoding MFS transporter: protein MSSSSSSSGVAHQHQPSPSSPTPAQDAAHRARVAPAEIAAGVVIGRASEYFDFFVYGIASVLVFPSVFFPFVRQLEGLLLSFTIFSFAFIARPFGTTLFMAIQHRWGRSIKLTAALFLLGTATAGMAFLPGYDALGNHAIVILAALRILQGIALGGSWDGLPSLLALNAPAHRRGWYSMLGQLGAPIGFLLAGSLFLYLRANLDFDEFLDWGWRYPFYVAFAINVVALFARLRLVVTQEYTQLLEEGELEPISPVLILRAQGYNLFIGAFAALASYALFHLVTVFPLSWVALHATQDINDVLIIQIIGAGIAMAATIASGWIADRIGRRTTLALMAVLIGIFGLLAPYLMNGTPARQDLFILIGFGLLGLSYGQAAGTVTANFGSRFRYTGAALTSDFAWLFGAAFAPLVALGLSAEFGLFAVSGYLLSGVACTLLALWINRKMEARD from the coding sequence ATGTCCAGTAGCAGCAGCAGCAGCGGCGTTGCGCACCAGCACCAGCCGTCACCGTCTTCCCCCACGCCCGCGCAAGACGCGGCGCACCGGGCGCGGGTGGCGCCAGCCGAGATCGCCGCCGGCGTCGTCATCGGGCGAGCGTCCGAGTATTTCGACTTCTTCGTCTACGGCATCGCCTCGGTGCTGGTCTTCCCCAGCGTGTTCTTCCCGTTCGTCAGGCAGCTGGAAGGGCTGCTGCTCTCCTTCACGATCTTCTCCTTCGCTTTCATCGCCAGGCCGTTCGGGACCACCTTGTTCATGGCGATCCAGCACCGCTGGGGACGCAGCATCAAGCTGACGGCCGCGTTGTTCCTGCTGGGCACCGCCACGGCGGGCATGGCGTTCCTGCCGGGATACGATGCGCTCGGCAACCACGCCATCGTCATCCTGGCGGCGCTGCGCATCCTGCAGGGCATTGCGCTGGGCGGCTCATGGGACGGGCTGCCATCGCTGCTGGCACTGAACGCCCCGGCGCACCGCCGCGGCTGGTACTCGATGCTGGGACAGCTCGGCGCGCCAATCGGCTTTCTCCTTGCCGGCTCGCTGTTCCTCTACCTGCGCGCCAACCTGGATTTCGACGAGTTCCTTGACTGGGGCTGGCGCTATCCGTTCTACGTGGCGTTCGCCATCAACGTGGTCGCGCTGTTCGCGCGCCTGCGGCTGGTGGTGACCCAGGAGTACACGCAACTGCTGGAAGAAGGCGAGCTGGAGCCGATCAGCCCGGTGCTGATACTGCGCGCCCAGGGCTACAACCTGTTCATCGGCGCCTTCGCCGCGCTGGCCAGCTACGCGCTGTTCCACCTGGTCACGGTGTTCCCGCTGTCGTGGGTCGCGCTGCACGCCACGCAGGACATCAATGACGTGCTGATCATCCAGATCATCGGCGCGGGGATCGCCATGGCGGCCACCATCGCCTCCGGCTGGATCGCCGACCGCATCGGGCGGCGCACCACGCTGGCGCTGATGGCAGTCCTGATCGGCATCTTCGGCCTGTTGGCGCCGTACCTGATGAACGGCACTCCGGCGCGGCAAGACCTGTTCATCCTGATCGGCTTCGGCCTGCTGGGCTTGTCGTACGGGCAGGCCGCGGGCACTGTCACGGCGAACTTCGGATCGCGCTTTCGCTATACCGGCGCGGCGCTGACGTCCGATTTTGCGTGGCTGTTCGGCGCCGCCTTTGCGCCGCTGGTGGCGTTGGGACTGTCGGCGGAGTTCGGCTTGTTCGCCGTTAGCGGCTACCTGCTGTCCGGCGTGGCATGCACGTTGCTAGCGCTGTGGATCAATCGCAAGATGGAAGCCCGCGACTGA
- the cyoA gene encoding ubiquinol oxidase subunit II, with protein sequence MQFRIRIVPSRYATRGCLLFAAILLLTGCNAVLLAPAGDLAIRQRDLIIISTGLMLLIIVPVIALTLLFAWRYREANRAAIYEPDWDHSTLLELVIWAAPLLIIIALGALTWVSTHKLDPYQSLSRIDAERPVPMGMEPLTVEVVALDWKWLFFYPEQGIATVNELAAPVDQPIRFKITASTVMNSFFIPALAGQVYAMPGMETKLHAVINQPGVYQGFSANYSGAGFSGMRFKFHGMSAEEFARWVQQAKAGGGALTRDAYLQLEQPSELEPVRRYASVASGLYDAILNRCVQANQPCIKDMAMSARQGQGKDKPRAFNVAALERGAAGASLGAICTAGDPAGIGNGPRVASARTLPQ encoded by the coding sequence ATGCAATTTCGCATTCGGATAGTGCCATCCCGCTACGCGACGCGCGGATGTCTGTTGTTTGCTGCCATCCTGCTGCTGACGGGCTGCAATGCTGTCTTGCTAGCCCCGGCCGGGGATCTCGCGATCCGGCAGCGTGATCTAATCATCATTTCAACCGGGCTGATGCTATTGATCATCGTGCCGGTGATTGCACTGACGCTGCTCTTCGCCTGGCGCTACCGCGAGGCCAACAGGGCGGCCATCTACGAGCCCGACTGGGACCACTCCACCTTGCTGGAGCTGGTGATCTGGGCCGCGCCGCTGTTGATCATCATCGCCCTGGGCGCGCTGACCTGGGTCAGCACGCACAAGCTCGATCCTTACCAGTCCTTGAGCCGTATCGACGCCGAGCGCCCGGTGCCCATGGGCATGGAGCCACTCACCGTGGAGGTGGTGGCGCTGGACTGGAAGTGGCTTTTCTTCTACCCCGAGCAGGGCATCGCCACCGTCAACGAACTGGCGGCGCCGGTGGATCAGCCGATCCGCTTCAAGATCACGGCGTCCACCGTGATGAACTCCTTCTTCATCCCAGCGCTGGCGGGGCAGGTCTATGCCATGCCGGGCATGGAGACCAAGCTGCACGCGGTGATCAACCAGCCGGGTGTCTACCAGGGTTTTTCCGCCAACTACAGCGGCGCGGGCTTCTCCGGCATGCGTTTCAAGTTCCATGGCATGAGCGCCGAGGAATTCGCGCGCTGGGTCCAGCAAGCCAAGGCCGGCGGCGGGGCCCTGACGCGCGACGCTTACCTGCAGCTCGAGCAACCCAGCGAGCTGGAGCCGGTGAGGCGCTACGCCAGCGTGGCGTCGGGCTTGTACGACGCGATCCTGAACCGCTGCGTGCAAGCCAACCAGCCTTGTATCAAGGACATGGCCATGAGTGCGAGGCAGGGCCAGGGCAAGGACAAGCCGCGGGCCTTCAACGTGGCGGCACTCGAACGCGGCGCCGCTGGCGCGAGCCTGGGCGCCATCTGCACGGCAGGCGACCCTGCCGGCATTGGCAACGGCCCCCGCGTGGCGTCCGCCAGGACGTTGCCGCAATGA
- the cyoB gene encoding cytochrome o ubiquinol oxidase subunit I, translated as MPEHLDLTQLVFGRLTWEAIPYHEPILLATFAVVAIGGLALVGALTYLRAWGYLWREWFTSIDHKKIGIMYVVLGIVMLLRGFADAVMMRLQQSVSFGDSLGYLPPHHYDQIFTAHGVIMIFFVAMPLVTGLMNFVVPLQIGARDVAFPFLNNFSFWMTVGGAVLVMMSLFVGEFARTGWLAYPPLSGVLQSPDVGVDYYIWSLQVAGLGTLLSGINLLVTIVKMRAPGMTMMKMPVFTWTALCTNVLIIAAFPVLTAVLALLALDRYAGTNFFTNDLGGNAMMYVNLIWIWGHPEVYILVLPAFGIFSEVVSTFCRKRLFGYASMVYATVVITVLSYLVWLHHFFTMGSGASVNSFFGITTMIISIPTGAKMFNWLFTMYHGRIRFEVPMLWTIGFMVTFVIGGMTGVLLAVPPADFSLHNSLFLIAHFHNVIIGGVLFGLMAGITYWFPKAFGYRLDPFWGKCSFWFWLVGFYIAFMPLYVLGLMGVTRRMSHFEDASLQIWFQLAAFGAFLIALGIGCFLIQLVVSYRRRESLRDTTGDPWDGRTLEWSTSSPPPQYNFAFTPVIHDNDAWWQMKEHHYQRPQQGFIPIHMPKNTSAGIILAGLSTVLGFALIWHMWLLVIVFFAAILIVAIGHTFNYKRDFYIPADDVVRTEAERTRLLASHG; from the coding sequence ATGCCCGAGCACCTCGACCTGACGCAACTGGTATTCGGCCGCCTCACCTGGGAGGCAATTCCCTATCATGAGCCCATCCTGCTGGCGACCTTCGCGGTCGTCGCGATCGGGGGGCTGGCGCTGGTTGGCGCGCTGACCTACCTGCGAGCGTGGGGCTACCTCTGGCGCGAGTGGTTCACCAGCATCGACCACAAGAAGATCGGCATCATGTATGTCGTGCTGGGCATCGTCATGCTGCTGCGCGGCTTTGCCGATGCGGTCATGATGCGGCTGCAGCAATCGGTCTCCTTCGGCGATTCGCTGGGCTACCTGCCGCCGCACCACTATGACCAGATCTTCACCGCGCACGGCGTGATCATGATCTTCTTCGTGGCCATGCCGCTGGTCACCGGACTCATGAACTTTGTCGTGCCGTTGCAGATCGGCGCGCGCGACGTTGCCTTTCCCTTTCTCAACAACTTCAGCTTCTGGATGACGGTTGGCGGCGCCGTGCTGGTGATGATGTCGCTGTTCGTCGGCGAGTTCGCGCGTACCGGGTGGCTGGCGTATCCACCGCTGTCGGGCGTGCTGCAGAGTCCGGACGTGGGCGTGGACTATTACATCTGGTCCTTGCAGGTCGCCGGGCTGGGCACGTTGTTATCGGGCATCAACCTGCTCGTGACCATCGTCAAGATGCGCGCGCCCGGCATGACCATGATGAAGATGCCGGTGTTTACCTGGACCGCACTGTGCACCAACGTGCTGATCATCGCCGCCTTTCCGGTGCTCACCGCCGTGCTGGCCCTGCTGGCGCTGGACCGCTATGCGGGCACCAACTTCTTCACCAACGATCTTGGCGGCAACGCCATGATGTACGTGAACCTGATCTGGATCTGGGGTCACCCGGAGGTGTACATCCTGGTGCTGCCCGCGTTCGGCATCTTCTCGGAAGTGGTTTCCACGTTCTGCCGCAAGCGCTTGTTCGGCTATGCGTCGATGGTGTACGCCACGGTGGTGATCACGGTGCTCTCCTACCTGGTCTGGCTGCACCATTTCTTCACCATGGGCTCGGGCGCCAGCGTCAATTCGTTCTTCGGCATCACCACCATGATCATTTCGATCCCGACCGGGGCCAAGATGTTCAACTGGCTGTTCACCATGTACCACGGGCGTATCCGCTTCGAGGTGCCGATGCTCTGGACCATCGGCTTCATGGTCACCTTCGTGATCGGCGGCATGACCGGCGTGCTGCTCGCCGTGCCGCCAGCGGATTTTTCCTTGCACAACAGTCTCTTCCTGATTGCGCACTTCCATAACGTGATCATTGGCGGCGTGCTGTTCGGGTTGATGGCCGGCATCACCTACTGGTTTCCCAAGGCCTTCGGCTACCGGCTGGATCCGTTCTGGGGCAAGTGCTCGTTCTGGTTCTGGCTGGTTGGCTTCTACATTGCCTTCATGCCGCTCTATGTGCTCGGGCTGATGGGCGTGACCCGCCGCATGAGCCACTTCGAGGACGCGTCCCTGCAGATCTGGTTCCAGCTGGCGGCATTCGGCGCGTTCCTGATCGCGCTAGGCATTGGCTGCTTCCTGATCCAGCTGGTGGTCAGCTACCGCCGGCGCGAATCCCTGCGCGATACCACGGGCGATCCGTGGGACGGCCGCACGCTGGAGTGGTCCACCTCATCGCCGCCGCCGCAGTACAACTTTGCCTTCACTCCGGTCATTCATGACAACGATGCGTGGTGGCAGATGAAAGAGCACCACTACCAGCGGCCACAGCAGGGCTTTATTCCGATCCACATGCCGAAGAACACCAGCGCGGGCATCATCCTGGCGGGGTTGAGCACCGTGCTCGGCTTCGCCTTGATCTGGCACATGTGGCTGCTTGTGATCGTGTTCTTCGCTGCCATCCTGATCGTGGCGATCGGCCACACCTTCAACTACAAGCGCGATTTCTACATCCCGGCCGACGACGTCGTGCGCACCGAGGCAGAGCGCACGCGCCTGCTTGCCAGCCATGGTTGA